A single genomic interval of Salmo trutta chromosome 13, fSalTru1.1, whole genome shotgun sequence harbors:
- the LOC115206606 gene encoding NACHT and WD repeat domain-containing protein 2, whose translation MDDSRTASCKSCIKVYLCSNPEDSVVERRALRESVFPRLREHCRHTHGLEFKVIDPYEASDPRTGPDQQTRQKLLQACRESSDGPYLVALVGAQYGAVCLPAQVEVAEFHMLLQVCQRAGISTRALEKAYLRDENTIPPSFCLQRQTHIHTQLHPEKQTDEKTGEMVVEEEEEMRKVLQAAVSQCVQEGLLTSLGYYRSALDTDLRFALENCPRRDIKRCLVYVNKISNGRGQREGADQPPKEPLLHPYPPLKALSDDSLLSQLCDHFLPSLVTSCQLLVYTTTSECDPRHGYTPARRRSYAEGLCQQLYSDLLALIDSSVTMGMGESVSSAHSDDALTREQAEQEELCSLYSRLYDNHRPEEEEVRSYLEQRDTRHPLVVVGGPCTGKTVLLAHCAQQVRSWLSDMEPVVIIQFTCLSVNLSPRHLLSSLCHQIAHRYNHNPEPSSRDPNPTLPQLRHNLSSLLSICPSPKQPLVLILDGLDQSLTVSGPQTIKCLPSPLPPNIKLIFSISPTRTNTLHTLELHFPQSSSAVFGVSGCCVSVELGPVEGRGCVRMLAALLEGSGRRVTSGQQGVMNMALISCPLPLYARLLHRHASLWTSASEVTDETLPVGVHSSITVFLVHLEEKHGLVLVSRALSYLTLSRTGLTEAELSDLLSSDDEVLAGYVSASEPPPSKVRVPEVEVERLLLDLKGFLMKRSVAGSHVLFWVSRHFGLVVCERYLSSWEMREEMHTAMADYFNGRWAYGRAKPLVIRQNTGLNQPGVVPDTARMKKYIDRQPLGQPYVFNSKPSSSSPSSEHVRVNLRKLLELPYHLKESGRMEELERGLMMSLEFHQAMLRAGLLGDLVTLLEDWEREGASQLIFPRERALLAGILRDSACLLWNSPMELSMVMKVRLHPFLGLCPELEGYAEEVTQGIKKRGSGLGVVLSPAPSTVPSTQGFFPEARQCPVTDAAGTVSGTVVVIQGDGSALVWRGREAEELKLSCEPALRFVSVRSSGMFILLSTQCNTQLLWDVSGTTCFQDVLSLERQESNSDQHSSTIVEGFLMCDDRMCVWWKGLSYVSLSEVSTSRLLTRLQCQNTVRTVSFPSSGQFVYCGQEKGTVSIFDTSTGTLTAICSSPAESSVISVILSEDEREMACVDSTGHILLWGVATKTDPKLLKECCSGDSHFEFINTDLSEESSILLVCKTQEIVLWDMCDWEQWDHFRAPQGKAFSQALLAQDGHLILASLEACPSVLVWRMTTGQCVLSLDTGSLSQPLSLLKMESVLSMVTQNGHLTTWDSDVICAAAMVPRTGAGVRKVVLEPMGERFYVIDGSEMLWRWRLQTGSPETHFLHDGPVEKLCLSPDGSHLVSLSGEDVYVWRSDTGQNLHRIHGSRATEVLITSNGQIGVCVSQHSLSRVWKLASGAVVCNIHLYLADAQVSPESTFLLGRRHGDLVAVSLWSGTVSKRFSCSERYERSTVVAFRTLPEHPDFVIVMAASGSVYTWKMTEETVCRQFLLPQMFLCQPQVFHMSSDGSFALLSTDDDLITLLDLPHARLCRVKAQGPVLKVCLDDSGRYAVYICHPPAQDNGCACDLHTKPLLAVVRLADGGKLGRLCLCKTPTALAVSEELCVYVGFQDGSVGVYSISDITGRGGAVRERIQGIGWERPCQCDSEPVRWLPLATPSITWPKSSSEMT comes from the exons ATGGACGACTCCCGAACAGCATCATGCAAGTCCTGTATCAAGGTTTACCTGTGTTCTAATCCAGAAG ACTCTGTTGTGGAACGCAGGGCTCTGAGAGAAAGTGTGTTTCCCAGGCTGAGGGAgcactgcagacacacacacggattGGAGTTCAAG GTGATAGACCCTTATGAGGCAAGTGATCCCAGAACCGGGCCAGACCAACAGACTAGACAAAAGCTACTACAGGCGTGTAGAGAAAGCTCTGACGGACCCTACCTAGTG GCTCTTGTGGGGGCACAGTATGGTGCTGTGTGTTTACCTGCCCAGGTGGAGGTGGCAGAGTTCCACATGCTGCTCCAGGTGTGCCAGCGAGCGGGCATCAGTACCCGCGCTCTAGAGAAGGCATACCTGAGAGACGAGAATACAATACCCCCGTCCTTCTGTCTGCAACGacagacacacattcacacacagctgCACCCCGAGAAACAG ACAGATGAAAAGACAGGAGAAATGGTtgttgaagaggaggaggagatgaggaaggtCTTGCAGGCTGCTGTGAGTCAGTGTGTTCAGGAGGGTCTCCTAACAAGCCTAGGCTACTACAGGTCAG CTCTCGACACAGACCTGCGATTCGCACTGGAGAATTGTCCTAGACGTGACATCAAACGCTGCCTGGTCTATGTCAACAAGATCTCCAATGGTCGTGGCCAGAGGGAGGGGGCAGACCAACCCCCTAAAGAGCCGCTCCTACACCCCTATCCTCCACTCAAG GCTCTGTCCGATGACAGCCTCCTGTCCCAGCTCTGTGACCACTTCCTGCCCAGCCTGGTGACTTCCTGTCAGCTCCTGGTGTACACCACAACTTCGGAATGCGACCCTCGTCATGGTTACACCCCCGCCAGGAGGAGGAGCTATGCGGAGGGTCTCTGCCAGCAGCTCTACTCTGACCTCCTGGCTCTGATTGACAGCTCTGTCACCATGGGAATGGGCGAGTCAGTATCGTCAGCTCATTCTGATGATGCGTTAACCAGAGAGCAGGCTGAGCAGGAGGAGCTGTGTTCTCTCTATTCCCGTCTCTATGACAACCATCGGCCAGAGGAAGAGGAAGTCAGGTCTTACCTGGAGCAGAGGGACACACGACACCCACTAGTGGTGGTAGGAGGGCCGTGCACAGGGAAAACTGTGCTGCTGGCACATTGTGCACAGCAG GTGAGGTCATGGCTGAGCGACATGGAGCCCGTGGTGATTATCCAGTTCACCTGTCTGTCAGTCAATCTCTCACCTAGACACCTTCTCTCCAGCCTGTGCCACCAGATAGCCCACAGATACAACCATAACCCTGAGCCCAGTAGCAGAGATCCTAACCCTACCCTCCCCCAGCTCAGACATAAcctttcctcccttctctccatctGCCCCTCCCCTAAACAGCCCCTGGTCCTCATCCTTGACGGCCTAGACCAATCTTTGACCGTCTCCGGACCCCAAACCATCAAGTgtctcccttcccccctccctcccaacaTCAAACTCATCTTCTCCATCTCCCCCACCCGAACCAATACCCTCCACACCCTTGAACTCCATTTCCCACAATCCTCCTCTGCAGTGTTTGGTGTCTCAGGGTGCTGTGTGAGTGTGGAGCTGGGGccggtggaggggagggggtgtgtgaGGATGTTGGCGGCCCTCCTGGAGGGGTCAGGAAGGAGAGTGACGTCAGGACAGCAGGGGGTCATGAACATGGCCCTGATCTCTTGCCCTCTGCCCCTGTACGCTCGCCTCCTGCACAGACACGCCTCGCTGTGGACCTCAG catcaGAGGTGACTGATGAGACCCTTCCTGTGGGTGTCCACTCCAGCATCACAGTGTTTCTGGTTCACCTAGAGGAGAAACATGGGTTGGTTCTGGTGTCCCGAGCCCTGAGTTACCTGACCCTCTCCAGGACCGGACTCACAGAGGCTGagctctctgacctcctgtccaGTGATGACGAGGTGCTGGCTGGGTACGTCTCGGCCAGTGAGCCCCCTCCCTCCAAGGTTAGGGTACCTGAGGTGGAAGTGGAGAGGCTGTTGTTGGATCTAAAGGGGTTTCTGATGAAGAGGAGTGTTGCAGGGTCTCATGTTCTATTCTGGGTCAGTAGACATTTTGGGTTGGTGGTGTGTGAGAGGTACCTGAGTTCctgggagatgagggaggagatgCACACAGCGATGGCCGACTATTTTAATGGTCGCTGGGCCTACGGTAGAGCCAAACCACTGGTCATCAGACAGAACACAGGACTCAACCAGCCTGGGGTTGTCCCTGACACTGCCCGAATGAAAAAATACATTGATAGGCAACCTCTTGGTCAACCCTATGTGTTTAACTCTaaaccctcctcatcctccccctcttctGAGCATGTGCGAGTCAATCTGCGCAAGCTTCTGGAACTGCCCTATCACCTGAAGGAGAGCGGCAGGATGGAGGAACTAGAGCGAGGTCTGATGATGTCACTGGAGTTCCATCAGGCCATGCTGAGGGCGGGGCTTCTAGGGGATCTGGTAACCCTGCTGGAGGATTGGGAAAGGGAGGGGGCGTCCCAGCTCATCTTCCCCAGGGAGAGAGCTCTTCTGGCGGGCATTCTGAGGGACTCAGCCTGTCTCCTCTGGAACTCCCCTATGGAGCTGTCCATGGTGATGAAGGTCAGGCTGCATCCTTTCCTGGGGCTCTGTCCTGAGCTGGAAGGCTATGCTGAGGAGGTGACACAGGGGATCAAGAAGAGGGGAAGTGGGTTAGGAGTGGTGCTCAGTCCTGCCCCCTCTACTGTACCCTCCACACAGGGTTTTTTCCCAGAGGCCAGACAGTGTCCTGTTACAGATGCAGCGGGGACAGTGTCTGGGACTGTGGTTGTCATACAGGGTGATGGGTCTGCTTTGGTGTGGAGGGGTAGGGAGGCAGAGGAACTGAAACTGAGCTGTGAACCTGCGCTGAGGTTTGTAAGTGTCCGGAGTAGTGGGATGTTCATCCTCCTCTCAACTCAGTGCAACACACAGCTCCTGTGGGATGTGAGTGGGACAACGTGTTTTCAGGATGTACTGAGTCTAGAAAGACAGGAGTCCAACTCAGACCAACACTCCAGTACCATAGTTGAAGGGTTTCTCATGTGTGATgacaggatgtgtgtgtggtggaaaGGTCTGAGCTACGTGAGTCTTTCTGAAGTTTCCACCAGCCGCCTCCTCACCCGTTTGCAGTGCCAGAACACTGTGAGGACTGTGTCTTTTCCCTCTAGTGGTCAGTTTGTGTACTGTGGCCAGGAGAAAGGCACAGTGTCTATATTTGACACATCTACAGGCACTCTCACTGCTATCTGTTCCAGTCCAGCAGAGTCATCAGTTATCTCTGTGATACTCAgtgaggatgagagggagatggCGTGTGTGGACAGCACAGGGCACATATTGTTATGGGGCGTAGCCACCAAAACAGATCCCAAACTCCTAAAAGAGTGTTGTAGTGGAGACAGCCATTTTGAGTTCATCAATACAGACCTATCAGAAGAGAGTAGTATTCTGTTGGTGTGTAAAACCCAGGAGATTGTTCTCTGGGACATGTGTGACTGGGAGCAGTGGGACCACTTCAGAGCTCCACAGGGGAAGGCCTTCTCTCAGGCGTTGTTAGCCCAGGACGGACACCTCATCCTGGCTTCGCTAGAGGCCTGTCCCTCTGTGCTGGTGTGGAGGATGACCACTGGTCAGTGTGTCCTCTCCTTAGACACTGGCAGTCTTTCCCAACCCCTCTCACTGCTCAAGATGGAGTCTGTCCTCTCCATGGTCACACAAAATGGCCACCTCACTACGTGGGACTCAGATGTAATATGTGCTGCAGCTATGGTCCCTAGAACAGGGGCTGGGGTGAGGAAGGTGGTGCTGGAGCCAATGGGAGAGCGGTTCTATGTAATTGACGGCTCAGAGATGTTGTGGAGGTGGAGATTACAGACAGGAAGTCCGGAGACTCACTTCCTGCACGACGGCCCCGTGGAGAagctgtgtctctctccagaCGGCAGCCATCTTGTGAGCCTCTCAGGGGAGGACGTTTACGTGTGGCGGAGCGACACGGGACAGAACCTCCACCGTATCCATGGCAGCAGAGCTACAGAGGTTCTAATCACCTCAAACGGTCAAATCGGGGTGTGTGTGTCGCAGCACAGCCTGTCCAGGGTGTGGAAGCTGGCCAGTGGGGCCGTGGTCTGTAACATTCACCTGTACCTGGCTGATGCCCAGGTCTCACCTGAGAGCACCTTCCTGTTAGGCCGTCGTCATGGCGACCTGGTCGCCGTCAGCCTGTGGTCTGGCACCGTCAGTAAGCGCTTCTCGTGCTCAGAACGCTATGAACGTTCTACGGTTGTGGCCTTCCGGACCCTGCCGGAACACCCAGACTTTGTGATAGTGATGGCTGCCTCTGGGTCTGTTTACACATGGAAGATGACAGAGGAGACGGTGTGCCGACAGTTTCTGCTCCCCCAGATGTTCCTGTGCCAGCCACAGGTCTTCCACATGTCCTCTGATGGGAGCTTCGCTCTGCTGTCCACTGATGATGACCTCATCACCCTGCTGGACCTGCCCCATGCCAGGCTGTGTAGGGTCAAGGCCCAGGGTCCAGTCCTCAAAGTTTGCTTGGACGACTCTGGACGCTACGCTGTCTACATCTGCCACCCCCCTGCCCAGGATAATGGCTGTGCCTGTGACCTGCACACTAA